Proteins from a single region of Planktothrix tepida PCC 9214:
- the topA gene encoding type I DNA topoisomerase — MVKLLLIESPGKLKKLSQILGSGWIVKASLGHIRELANDGEDALGFELDGECIYCRYQLRSSRTQAILKELRQAVKQATEVYIATDPDREGETIGWHLQQELRLKQPYRVTYTEITPDAVRAAIACPKTLDLNLIAAGRARDCLDKLVGYKGSKHLVWALNNGAKSMGRVQSSTLHLLCQREQEIRDFVPQDYWSIWVVYSEGFKAFYRSSLNPTTAEKADTPDDAKTEPEPYVESERVTSAQEQERLVAIAKTYPHKSVQVEQKTIHQSPPPAFTTSSLQQSAGVKLRFSPELTMKVAQSLYEKGYITYMRTDSVALSELFCGTVRQYLEQHDPDNVPDQVARHRSQKNSQEAHEAIRPTQVQQLAESLSNQLSADEVRLYELIWNRAVASQCRPAQLAKTRIVTQSGSAFWEARGQVLVFPGYTVYWNNISSDHQLPAIKSGQNLILQEVGAEQKQTQPPPRYSEPKLVQWMEKKGIGRPSTYSPTIKTLKEREYVQLFKSKLQPTPLGLELDAFLEKVLPDLITAEFTAKMEQDLDAIATGKLNWERYLIDWNREYFAPALKQAIAKLSQFQSSSPVRSIPKLKTHEVTEIKCPQCDKFMVKVPSKSPKVKAGHFLSCDSHQNGCGVVMFKNEKTGSYQLPYSQR; from the coding sequence ATGGTTAAACTTTTACTGATAGAATCTCCAGGAAAACTCAAAAAACTAAGTCAAATTTTAGGCTCAGGTTGGATTGTTAAAGCGAGTTTGGGGCATATTCGGGAGTTAGCTAATGATGGAGAAGATGCTCTAGGGTTTGAGCTTGATGGCGAGTGTATTTATTGTCGCTATCAATTGAGAAGTTCCCGCACTCAAGCCATTCTTAAGGAACTTCGGCAAGCTGTTAAACAAGCCACAGAGGTGTATATCGCCACTGATCCGGATCGAGAAGGGGAAACCATTGGCTGGCATTTGCAACAGGAATTGCGCTTAAAACAGCCTTACCGAGTGACTTATACAGAGATTACGCCGGATGCGGTTAGGGCAGCGATCGCCTGTCCTAAAACTCTAGACCTCAACTTAATTGCCGCAGGTCGTGCTAGAGATTGTCTGGATAAGTTAGTGGGTTATAAAGGCAGCAAACATCTGGTTTGGGCTCTAAATAATGGTGCTAAATCAATGGGGCGAGTGCAAAGCTCAACCCTGCATTTGCTGTGTCAGCGAGAGCAAGAAATTCGGGATTTTGTACCTCAAGATTATTGGTCAATTTGGGTTGTTTATTCAGAAGGATTTAAAGCTTTTTATCGTAGTAGTTTGAACCCCACAACGGCAGAAAAGGCAGATACACCAGATGATGCCAAAACCGAACCGGAACCTTATGTAGAATCAGAGCGAGTAACTTCTGCCCAGGAGCAAGAGCGATTAGTGGCGATCGCTAAAACCTATCCCCACAAAAGCGTTCAAGTTGAGCAAAAAACAATTCATCAATCTCCACCCCCTGCTTTCACAACCTCCAGCCTTCAGCAATCTGCCGGAGTCAAGTTGCGATTTTCTCCAGAATTGACGATGAAAGTGGCTCAATCCTTGTATGAAAAGGGTTACATCACCTATATGCGGACTGATTCGGTAGCCTTATCAGAACTATTTTGTGGAACCGTGCGGCAATATTTAGAGCAGCACGATCCTGATAATGTACCTGATCAAGTAGCTCGGCATCGTTCTCAGAAGAACTCCCAAGAAGCTCATGAAGCAATTCGTCCTACCCAGGTTCAGCAATTAGCTGAATCTCTCTCAAACCAACTCAGCGCTGATGAGGTGCGGTTGTATGAATTAATTTGGAATCGAGCAGTCGCGTCTCAATGTCGTCCGGCTCAACTGGCTAAAACTCGCATCGTTACTCAATCGGGTTCTGCATTTTGGGAAGCTCGGGGTCAAGTCTTAGTTTTCCCAGGTTATACCGTTTACTGGAATAATATCAGTTCGGATCATCAACTACCTGCGATTAAATCAGGGCAGAATTTGATTTTACAAGAAGTAGGTGCAGAGCAAAAACAAACTCAACCCCCACCTCGTTATAGCGAACCTAAGCTGGTGCAATGGATGGAGAAAAAGGGGATTGGCCGACCCAGTACCTATTCTCCTACCATTAAAACGTTGAAGGAACGTGAATATGTGCAACTCTTCAAAAGTAAATTACAACCCACTCCATTAGGTTTAGAATTGGATGCTTTTTTAGAGAAAGTTTTACCGGATTTAATTACTGCTGAATTTACGGCAAAGATGGAGCAGGATTTAGATGCAATAGCCACTGGAAAACTGAATTGGGAGCGTTATTTAATCGATTGGAATCGGGAGTATTTTGCTCCTGCTTTAAAACAAGCGATCGCTAAACTTTCCCAATTTCAATCTAGTTCACCTGTTCGTTCTATTCCTAAACTCAAAACTCACGAAGTTACTGAGATTAAGTGTCCTCAGTGTGACAAGTTCATGGTAAAAGTTCCCTCGAAATCGCCAAAAGTAAAAGCTGGGCATTTTTTGAGTTGTGATTCTCATCAAAATGGCTGTGGTGTTGTGATGTTTAAAAATGAAAAAACGGGTTCCTATCAGTTACCCTATTCCCAACGTTAG
- a CDS encoding ATP-binding protein — protein MTRKRSSYNKNISSEQEDHFLLNEDNDSTPDDNSFTESNSALSNSVNTDSLKLENTEMISNPSLTEIESDIPSINLHFVSSHRSKDGKSFFVKTVAHYCESQGKPIILVDCDRTNPDVSNVYKQAERVFFSENRETENEPDAILEWAMERNLPVLINLPGSVHELVTAWIDRTLVPIIVENASLRGDARPEVNVQIYNWYLCNGEQPSLNLFLESLNYFGGCVQHILVRNYGLSSNWKLLEDCEDLKRFSYSNTTQPQESSSSNCDDVQIKDRHGLPIKKVLQIDLPSLSTQERNRLNREELTFAQTLVKPSSNGLTPEGYKAWPIWSRQRIVDFLKKASVALDSTQLWV, from the coding sequence ATGACTAGAAAAAGAAGTAGTTACAACAAAAATATTAGCAGTGAACAAGAAGATCACTTTCTTTTAAACGAGGACAATGATAGTACACCAGATGATAACAGTTTCACTGAATCGAATTCTGCTTTGTCTAATTCAGTTAACACAGATAGTTTAAAATTGGAGAATACAGAGATGATTTCTAACCCTTCTTTGACAGAAATAGAGTCTGATATTCCTTCAATCAATCTACATTTTGTCAGTAGTCATCGCAGTAAGGATGGGAAAAGTTTCTTTGTGAAAACGGTAGCTCATTACTGCGAAAGTCAAGGAAAACCGATTATTTTAGTTGATTGTGATCGGACAAATCCTGATGTCTCTAATGTTTATAAACAAGCCGAACGAGTATTTTTTTCAGAAAATCGAGAAACCGAAAATGAACCTGATGCTATTTTAGAATGGGCTATGGAAAGAAATTTACCTGTCCTGATTAATTTACCAGGTTCGGTGCATGAACTCGTGACAGCATGGATAGACCGAACACTTGTACCTATTATTGTAGAAAATGCTTCCTTAAGGGGTGATGCTCGTCCTGAAGTCAATGTCCAAATTTATAACTGGTATTTATGCAATGGAGAACAGCCGAGTTTAAATCTTTTCCTAGAAAGTTTAAACTATTTCGGAGGATGTGTACAACATATTTTAGTCCGAAACTATGGATTAAGCAGTAATTGGAAGTTGCTGGAAGATTGTGAGGATTTAAAAAGATTTAGCTATTCAAATACAACTCAGCCGCAAGAATCATCCTCCTCTAATTGTGATGATGTTCAAATCAAAGATAGACATGGTTTACCCATTAAAAAAGTTCTACAAATTGACTTACCTTCTTTGTCTACTCAAGAGCGAAATCGCTTGAACCGGGAGGAGTTAACGTTTGCTCAGACTCTTGTGAAGCCGTCTTCAAATGGTTTAACGCCAGAAGGTTATAAAGCTTGGCCAATTTGGTCACGGCAACGTATTGTCGATTTTCTCAAAAAAGCATCAGTTGCATTGGATAGTACACAATTATGGGTATAA
- a CDS encoding DUF6753 family protein, with product MGINQSQTTAASELQQTLLDRLLADKDEAFKRKVLDYVQLTELSPDDPAIIMAILTGNLAFLLEDAPASFDHLFQQWAAEIQRALHLAEKLVVERQKSAIADAAKELVRSTESTPPRRLFACLVPAAGVLLGAIGIGVFLGLTVPAFLQGGYTSKTLTQQEAEVLRWAQSSEGKFARNLMEWNRDYLRQKACERDAQELNAHLKWGSRTAVSGYCFLWVTPPEKRKFLD from the coding sequence ATGGGTATAAATCAATCTCAAACAACAGCAGCTTCGGAGCTACAACAAACTCTTTTGGATCGGTTGCTAGCAGATAAGGACGAAGCATTTAAACGCAAAGTATTGGATTATGTTCAACTCACGGAGTTAAGCCCTGATGATCCTGCCATTATTATGGCGATTTTAACGGGGAACTTAGCTTTTCTATTGGAGGATGCTCCAGCTTCCTTTGACCATCTATTTCAACAGTGGGCCGCAGAGATTCAACGAGCTTTGCATTTAGCGGAGAAGCTAGTCGTGGAACGCCAGAAATCAGCAATTGCCGATGCTGCTAAGGAATTAGTTCGTTCTACAGAATCAACCCCTCCCAGGCGTTTGTTTGCGTGTTTGGTTCCGGCTGCTGGCGTATTACTCGGTGCTATTGGCATTGGTGTTTTTCTGGGGTTAACTGTTCCTGCTTTTTTACAAGGTGGCTACACCAGCAAAACGTTAACGCAGCAAGAGGCTGAAGTTTTACGTTGGGCCCAGTCTTCTGAAGGTAAATTTGCTCGTAATTTAATGGAGTGGAATCGAGATTACCTTAGACAAAAAGCTTGTGAACGAGATGCTCAAGAGTTAAATGCTCATTTGAAGTGGGGGTCGCGCACTGCTGTAAGTGGTTACTGTTTTCTTTGGGTGACTCCACCGGAAAAAAGAAAATTCCTTGATTAG
- a CDS encoding ParA family protein translates to MSVVISLFNQSGGVAKTTLTMNLGYHLAQKDYRVLLVDLDPQGSLTAFMGLEPADLDQTVYEAIMAGESLPLHHALHRMDLLPSNINLSGAELELVVADMRDTRLKVALEPVQADYDFILIDCPPSLGILSYIALVASTHVLIPIQTEYKALKGTELLLGTIGRVRKRANPHLKIAGFVPTLYDSRTGQAASSLHSISDSLASVGRIYSPVPRSVAFADASQQHLPLACLNSKHPSLKVFDEIVFGLESLLDSPISTPSRSRKK, encoded by the coding sequence ATGAGTGTAGTTATTTCTTTATTCAATCAATCGGGTGGTGTAGCCAAAACAACGTTAACGATGAACTTAGGCTATCATCTCGCTCAAAAAGATTATCGAGTTTTGTTGGTTGATTTAGATCCTCAAGGTAGCTTAACTGCATTTATGGGATTAGAACCGGCGGATCTAGATCAAACGGTTTATGAAGCCATTATGGCAGGTGAGTCTCTTCCCTTACACCATGCTTTGCATCGTATGGATTTGCTGCCATCTAATATTAATTTAAGTGGGGCTGAACTGGAGTTAGTGGTAGCCGATATGCGAGATACTCGGTTAAAAGTAGCCCTTGAGCCTGTGCAAGCAGACTATGATTTTATTTTAATTGATTGTCCGCCCAGCTTAGGAATTCTCAGTTACATTGCTTTAGTGGCATCCACTCATGTTTTAATTCCGATTCAAACCGAATATAAAGCTCTCAAAGGGACTGAACTACTTCTCGGTACTATTGGGCGCGTTCGCAAACGAGCTAACCCCCATTTAAAAATTGCGGGTTTTGTCCCTACCCTTTATGATAGTCGCACTGGACAAGCTGCTTCGAGTTTACACTCGATTAGTGATTCATTGGCTTCTGTAGGGAGAATTTATTCTCCGGTTCCTAGGTCGGTTGCTTTTGCCGATGCCTCTCAACAGCATTTACCCCTGGCGTGCTTGAACAGCAAACATCCATCTCTTAAAGTATTTGATGAGATTGTTTTTGGCTTAGAATCCTTGTTAGACTCACCAATCTCGACTCCATCTCGCTCTCGGAAAAAATAA
- a CDS encoding ParB/RepB/Spo0J family partition protein, whose amino-acid sequence MNKRPTEPYKIRGVEALFGSESEPSASDSQTLALEQIVLPSYHQPRRHFDPISLEQLATSIQQHGIWEPLLVRQQPSNPSRYELVAGERRYRAAQQIQLSEVPVRILTLTDEEALLVSLEENLYREDLNPFEETLGILDWLAVRVGVSVEEVKSTLYQMNNVAKGAVNQNVLVSELSDAIQTGFEELNLISWQSFVSSRLPLLKLPSEILEALQNGELAYTKATAIARIKDEKLRGEILQSAIEQKLSLNQIKEKIAQLTKPTQFSIANSPKGRLQDVVRKVSRSEVWKDPKKWKKVEALLVKLEALVESESMSGSEGSQPEETQGDTEA is encoded by the coding sequence ATGAATAAACGTCCAACTGAACCTTATAAAATTCGAGGAGTTGAGGCTCTATTTGGCTCGGAGTCGGAACCATCGGCTTCTGACTCACAAACGCTTGCCTTAGAGCAAATTGTCTTGCCTAGTTATCATCAGCCCCGTCGTCATTTTGATCCAATTTCTTTGGAACAACTGGCTACTTCGATTCAACAGCATGGAATTTGGGAACCTTTGCTAGTTCGCCAGCAGCCATCGAATCCTTCTCGTTATGAATTAGTAGCGGGGGAGCGCCGTTATCGTGCGGCTCAACAGATTCAGTTGAGTGAAGTTCCGGTCAGAATTTTAACCCTTACGGATGAAGAAGCATTGTTGGTTTCTTTAGAAGAAAATCTTTATCGGGAAGACCTTAATCCCTTTGAGGAAACATTGGGCATCTTGGATTGGCTTGCTGTTCGAGTAGGAGTGTCAGTCGAAGAGGTAAAGTCTACGCTGTATCAGATGAATAATGTAGCTAAAGGGGCAGTTAACCAAAACGTTTTGGTTAGTGAATTGAGTGACGCGATTCAAACGGGATTTGAAGAATTGAATTTGATCAGTTGGCAGTCCTTTGTCAGTAGTCGCTTGCCCTTATTGAAACTTCCCTCTGAGATTCTTGAGGCTTTACAAAATGGAGAACTCGCTTATACAAAAGCTACTGCGATTGCTCGGATTAAAGATGAAAAACTACGGGGGGAAATACTCCAATCAGCGATTGAGCAAAAACTAAGTTTAAACCAAATTAAAGAAAAAATTGCTCAACTGACGAAGCCAACTCAATTTAGCATTGCTAATTCTCCTAAAGGGCGTTTACAAGATGTAGTTCGGAAGGTATCTCGTTCGGAAGTTTGGAAAGACCCCAAGAAATGGAAAAAAGTAGAAGCTTTACTGGTGAAGTTAGAAGCCCTAGTTGAATCTGAATCAATGAGCGGTTCAGAAGGAAGCCAACCCGAAGAAACCCAAGGAGATACAGAAGCCTAA
- a CDS encoding DUF3768 domain-containing protein produces MSETLTKSEQIARLNDQLRAQNSQVGAIHFSRSVGLLPPQQQQQLLQLLKEFNSFSPDNDPYGERDFVTLELDGERYFFKIDYFEKSAWLNGEEIGANTPEDVNTTWRVGTLMESNEY; encoded by the coding sequence ATGAGTGAAACCTTAACCAAATCTGAACAGATTGCTCGTCTTAATGATCAATTGCGCGCTCAGAATTCACAAGTCGGGGCTATTCATTTCTCTCGTAGTGTTGGGCTTCTACCTCCCCAACAGCAACAACAGCTTCTCCAATTGCTGAAAGAGTTTAACTCGTTTTCACCGGATAATGACCCTTACGGGGAACGAGATTTTGTGACTTTAGAATTAGATGGCGAGCGCTACTTTTTCAAAATTGATTATTTTGAGAAATCTGCTTGGCTTAACGGAGAAGAAATTGGCGCCAACACTCCTGAAGATGTTAATACCACTTGGAGAGTTGGAACTTTAATGGAGAGCAACGAGTATTAA
- a CDS encoding peroxiredoxin-like family protein, whose product MDIYTLLSQTQRQRVSDGAVTSLLSGCESSPRQLVLIWPQLGDFDSLEYAWWLKREAELLQAKGIAIRAIGIGNRTSGQRFCDYTGFPPDSLFVDPTAELHRTLNLYPGLSLKFPGLSPGINAWLNLMLMCAGMGSPGTLAEVFRGYRGDKKAPQLIGDEEIVQAPPLPPLKGSFFNLAGGQGFQRPFELATLRLRNMAEVLRNWKSYVPDSAYLTQRGATFLFNNQGELLYEHRDPGILGFAANPSNPLSFLTDRE is encoded by the coding sequence ATGGATATCTATACCCTCTTAAGTCAAACTCAACGGCAACGGGTCAGTGATGGAGCCGTAACCTCTCTATTAAGCGGTTGTGAATCCTCACCCAGACAACTCGTGCTAATCTGGCCCCAATTGGGAGATTTCGATAGCTTAGAATATGCTTGGTGGTTAAAAAGAGAAGCAGAACTACTGCAAGCAAAAGGAATCGCAATTCGAGCCATAGGAATTGGCAACCGCACTTCAGGACAGCGATTCTGTGACTATACAGGATTTCCCCCAGATTCTTTATTTGTTGACCCCACCGCCGAACTGCACCGAACCCTAAATCTTTATCCAGGTTTATCCCTCAAATTCCCCGGTCTATCACCCGGTATTAACGCTTGGCTCAACTTAATGCTCATGTGTGCTGGAATGGGTAGCCCTGGGACTCTAGCGGAAGTGTTCCGGGGATATCGGGGTGATAAAAAAGCCCCTCAATTAATTGGGGATGAAGAAATTGTTCAAGCTCCTCCTTTACCCCCATTGAAAGGTTCATTCTTCAACTTAGCAGGAGGGCAAGGCTTTCAGCGCCCCTTTGAGTTAGCCACGTTGCGACTGCGAAATATGGCAGAAGTGTTGAGAAACTGGAAAAGTTACGTTCCCGATTCAGCTTATCTAACCCAACGGGGAGCCACTTTCCTTTTTAATAATCAAGGGGAATTACTCTATGAACATCGAGATCCCGGCATCCTAGGTTTCGCTGCTAATCCAAGTAATCCGTTATCTTTTCTCACAGATAGGGAATAG
- a CDS encoding IS701 family transposase yields MDVELQMIKHLARDAQPTVSVIDEYCQGYKDLFPEVRSYECFKYLHLGIISPIPRKSLPEIAKIVGIRSPQSLHHFLANSPWSARELKERRLARTLKALKGEKIIVIIDETGDRRKGKKTDYIARQYLGSVGKTDRGIVSVNAYGVYKNITFPLVFRVFKPKGTLKEGDVYKTKIEIASEILTELVDWGFQIELVLADSLYGESSSFISTLDQFQIPWVLAIRSNHGVWMSSEQKVRANKWCKFERIFSNQESETRYIREIIFGKRSTRTYWEITTDPETMPETSTSFVMTNLTEKRSQMKKTLGNLYGLRTWVEYGFRQCKQELGWTDYRLTDFPDIEKWWEIIFCVYLMISFNSEVFRSLSQGSPRESESKKNTTDCSTHQQWNHKEGWKNVLNNLRLIIQPTIILWLIVPWLDIFPDRHLLVGFHKLIENINQFQSYFPNG; encoded by the coding sequence ATGGATGTAGAATTACAGATGATCAAACATTTAGCCCGAGATGCACAACCAACAGTTTCAGTGATTGATGAATATTGTCAAGGTTATAAAGACCTATTCCCAGAAGTGAGAAGTTACGAATGTTTTAAATACTTACATCTAGGAATTATCTCACCAATTCCGAGAAAATCTTTACCGGAAATTGCTAAAATAGTAGGAATTAGGTCGCCACAATCACTGCATCATTTCTTAGCCAATTCGCCTTGGTCAGCAAGGGAATTAAAGGAAAGAAGATTAGCCCGAACTCTAAAAGCATTGAAAGGAGAGAAGATTATAGTAATAATTGATGAGACAGGAGATAGGAGAAAGGGAAAAAAAACCGACTATATAGCTAGACAATACTTGGGAAGTGTGGGCAAAACAGATCGGGGAATAGTATCAGTTAATGCTTACGGTGTTTATAAAAATATAACCTTTCCTTTAGTGTTTAGAGTATTTAAACCCAAAGGAACATTAAAAGAAGGAGATGTCTACAAAACTAAGATTGAAATCGCATCAGAAATTCTAACAGAATTGGTTGATTGGGGATTTCAGATTGAATTGGTATTAGCAGATAGCCTTTATGGTGAAAGTAGTTCGTTTATCAGTACATTAGATCAATTTCAAATTCCTTGGGTACTAGCAATAAGAAGTAATCATGGAGTCTGGATGTCAAGCGAGCAGAAAGTTAGAGCCAACAAATGGTGTAAATTTGAGAGGATTTTTAGCAATCAAGAATCAGAAACCAGATATATTAGAGAAATCATATTTGGGAAAAGAAGTACAAGAACCTATTGGGAAATTACCACAGATCCAGAAACGATGCCAGAAACATCAACTTCGTTTGTCATGACAAATTTAACAGAGAAGAGAAGCCAGATGAAAAAGACATTAGGTAATTTATACGGGTTAAGAACATGGGTGGAATATGGATTTCGACAATGTAAACAAGAACTGGGTTGGACTGATTATCGGTTGACGGATTTTCCAGATATAGAAAAATGGTGGGAAATCATTTTCTGTGTGTATTTAATGATTAGTTTCAACTCCGAAGTTTTCCGGTCTTTAAGTCAAGGCAGTCCCCGAGAATCTGAGAGCAAAAAAAACACCACCGATTGCTCAACTCATCAACAATGGAATCACAAAGAGGGATGGAAAAATGTTTTAAATAATCTGCGTTTAATAATTCAGCCTACTATTATATTGTGGTTGATTGTCCCGTGGCTAGATATTTTTCCCGACCGCCATTTATTAGTGGGTTTTCATAAATTAATTGAGAATATTAATCAATTTCAATCTTATTTTCCCAATGGATAA